The following DNA comes from Mastomys coucha isolate ucsf_1 unplaced genomic scaffold, UCSF_Mcou_1 pScaffold11, whole genome shotgun sequence.
AGATGCCCCACCACCCTTCTTCATCTTGGTGGAACCAAATTTGGTGGCAGCAAAAGAGGCAGTAGTGAAGGTGATGGGCTGGGCAGACCGGTGGATGAAGGTGGGGCTGGGTGACTGGCCAAAGGATGGTGAGGGAGAGCTGGACAGAGAGCTGTCCTGGCTGCCGATGGGCACAAACACCTGGGCGTCAGGATTGAAGCTGCTCTTGATCTCCTTGTCCAGCTCTGGGGCACCACCCGCCTCACTGTCCCCCACGTACAGGACCTTCACAACTCCCTTCTCACCAATCTGGTAGGATACCTCAAAAGGGTCAATCCAGACACTCAGCTCCTCGGGCACGTTGGCACGCACATCCTCCACAGCTAGGCCACTCCGCTTGGCAGCCAGCTCCACCACAGGGTCTACCACTTCCCCAATGTGGACACAACGGAAGCCAGAACCCTTCAACGGCTTCTCAGGGTACCAGTGGCCCTCATATTTCTTTTTCAGAAGCCGCTCTAGCTCCTCCCCAAACAGGTCTGCCCTGCGACGGGGCAGCTTGTTGTATAAATAGGAGATGATGAAGTTGAGGGCCACTTTGATCTCCAGCTGCATGATCCTCTTCTAGGCAGAGAACCCGCACAGGCCACGTGCACAGCCCAAGAGCAGCAGTGGGAAGAGGTGAGTGATCCTGGGGTCCAGAGGCTTCTGGagtgagaagaaggagaggaacaCGGTGAATACTTGGGCAGAAAAGGCCCCAGCACACACTGCCAAAGCTGTGCCAGCAGGTGACCAGTGACAAAATACAGCAGACACCGGCTTTGATCACACACATCTACTGGTGTATTTCTGTCTTACTTTTTGATGCTATATAGCTCTAGTTGGCCTATAACTCACTATgtggtagaccaggctagccttgaactttctgtGATCTTActtcctgtttcctgagtgctgggattataggcctgcatAATCACTCCTGGCTTTGGACAAGTCACTTTTCATAACCCCTGGTTTCCTCATTCATAGCCTGAGGTTCAAGGAGAGCTCTCTCCCCTGTACTTGGTACCTAGTATGCACTTAAAATAGGAGTGCTCTGTGCTTTCTACCATTTTGAGAAGTCAGAGTGCTCTGTGCTTTCTACCATTTTGAGAAGTCAGGACAGTGTAAGAATGACAtcaaataatgaagaaataaaaccaggCCCCCAGTCCAGCTGGATGCAAGAagattcttgctgtctctgcaaTGTCTTCATCAAGTTGTGCCCTGAAACTGTCACAGGCGAAGACATAAGTTTCAACTTTTTTTAGTTGCCCTCCTTAACCTGAACAAGATACAAGGTCACTGACCATGAAGGGGCACTGccagcttttctcttttctgccaGCTTGGACTCTACTCACATCCACCTGTCACCCTGCACCCCATAGGTATACATGCTTTGAGGCTCGGTCTGAGTTTACAGAACCAATTTAAGAACCCAGTAATGTGACCAAAGCTTGTATTTCCATCCAGCCTCCAGGAATGGGGACAAGGCCATAATTCTtcagaaaaagataaaatctGTAATAACCACAACCTGTTAGCCCACAAGGGAACTGTTGTTCTTGGGGGGGGGTTGAGGGGGTGCCTAGGCAAAGTGCAAGAAGCAGGCTCTTGGTGGCTGGCAGGGCGGTAAGAGGATCAGCAGTGTGGCCTGAGGGACCGTCACCTACACCCTCCAGCTGGGGACCCATCATCACCCAGTCTCCAGGGACTTGTCTGACCACCTGTCCTCGGCACCAGGTCAGATTTATCAAGTGTTTGGAGAGCCCAGCACAAACACTCAGATTGTTATTTTGGGATTCTCTCAGAGCCAGATCCCACTGAGGTCAAAAAGCTTTATTCCCTACATCTGGACAAGCATGTTTCAGGAAGGTGATCTGTGAGGATCTGGAGCCAATGATCTTAGTCTCATTTTTTCCCCAAAATGATGGCTTCTagcctccagctccaggagaaacTGAAGTGAAAAGGCCCCCTCTATTGAAGGCAGAGCCAGAGCACGTCTCTAACTAGACCATTAGGCAAAGCCAGGCTGCTGACCTCATCAGAGACAGGGTTGACTCTGTCCCACAAAGGGCATTTTCTGTCCTGTGTGAGACTCAGGGCTGGATTTGATTAACGTTCTTTCTAGTTCCAAAACGGTGTCTCCAGTCACTAGTGCTAGGTTTAGAACCTTGAGGTTTATGAACACTTTACTGTAACACATTTTCATGTTAGTTCTCAGGCTGAGGCCCAGGGCTCTCATGGGCATGCTTAGAACTGAATCTTCAAAAGGAgacttctgggtgtgtgtgtgtgtgtgtgtgtgtgtgtgtgtgtgtgtgtgtgtgcgcgcgcgcgcacgtgtgggTGTATACCTGGGAAGACATGCAGAATCAATCTATAGCAGCAAGTGTAAGCACCTCATTGAATCACCCTCAGTCCATGGccgagaagagaaagaaagagctgctCAGAGTTCAGGGAATCCGGACGTCCCCCTTAGCCTTGTCTCCACATAGGTCTGCTAGTTTCTTCAAATGTCTACATATGACCAAAACAGATTGATTCTAGGATCATTTTGGGTTTAAAAAGAATGGTTAAATAGCATAAggggtgtcacacgcctttaatcccagcacttgggaggcagacagacatatcttttgagtttgaggccagcctggtctatatagtgagttccaggatagccagggctatatagaaagactccctccaaaaagagaaagagaaagaaagaaagaaagagccgggcggtggtggcgcacgcctttaatcctagcacttgggaggcagaggcaggcggatttccgagttcgaggctagcctggtctacagagtgagtaccgggacagccggggctacagagagaaaccctgtctcaaaaaaccaaaaaaaaaaaaagaaagaaagaaagaaaggaagaaacaaacaaagtaggaagagataaagaaagaagaaaggaaagaaaaaggggctTAGTTGTTTAGAATCAGGATCCTAAAAAGTTCAAAGCTATTTACTGAAGTcataggctttctctgtgtagtaatGTGCTGAGTTGGGGCTGGTAAGTTTTTATGTTGCCTGGGCTGGTTTTGGACTGCTGGgcttgagctgggcatggtgatgcgaGCCTGTAAActcatcacttgggaggtaggagcaGAAAAACCAATTCAAGGCCATATAGCTACACTAAACCAAGAACTCCTATGTTCAAGTAACTCGTGCCTTCTGTATTGATCGTTTAAGAATGAAGgttcaagctgggcggtggtggcacatgcctttaatcccagcacttgggaggcagaggcaggcagatttctgagtttgaggccagcctggtctacagagtgagttctaggacagccagggctacacagagaaaccctgtctcgaaaaatcaaaaccaaaaccaaaccaaaacaataacaacaacaacaaaaaaagaatgaagaatgaaggttcaggggctggagagatggctcaggggttaagaagaGAGGTTctcagtttaattcccagcaaccatatggtggctcacgaccatctgtaatgagaactgaagccctcttctggcctataggCATAACCataacactgtatacataataaattaaaaaaaaaaaaaaaggtttaaggTTCTAGGGAAATGGCCTAGTAGTTAAGACTACTCACTGCTCTAGcagagtttgactcccagcacccatgccaggcagctcaGTTCAACAGcctggaactctagctccagggaatctgatgtctctggcctcctcaggcacctgccCTCGTGTATACATACCCATATGAAGATACACATATCtgtgcataattaaaaataataagttagTAAAAAATGGAGGTTTGAAAGTACTACGCTGGTCCACCTTGTGGTCTGTTAAAGGTGTCCAACATGAGGAAAGTGAAGGAGAAAGTTTGCACCAGGTCTCAGGAAAGGGCCTGCagttaaaaatgatattttcagaGAATTTTTCGAAAAGTAGAACAGATGCAATGTCAACATGATACTGTCTCCCTGTCTTAAAGGCACtgtaaagtcttttaaaatgagCCCCTTAGTTATTCTACCCAGAAGGGCTTCAACACCTTTCTAGATGGCCTCAAATTTTGCTATATAATTGTCTTCTAATTACCCCCGTACCCCTGAACAGTACAGCCTCAGAACGGGAACATTCTCAATGTAGGCCAAAGTCATCGGGAAGTTAGCCTCTCCCCCCTCTCAGCCTGCGATGGACTCACTGTCGTCAGCCCTACCTAGAGAGCCAGCATTTGCTGCAGAATCAACCGAGGCTGCACATCTCTTTAGATCTCAGTGGTGTTCTGCACACACAAGGCCTCAGAATGGCTCCTTCCCTCTGACTGGAGAACAGGCCGGGCCAGATGGACGGTGTGGAGCCTTACAAAGAGGCCGGATGAGTACAATGAGCTTCTCTGCCCCATCAGCTCACACTCTAATTTTGACTTCAAGAAGCTTACAGAGCAGAGGATTAAAGAGCTGCTACTGTCCTGTCTTCAGCTAAAGATAGGAGTGACCATTTGGCCGAGTTTGTTTTTTAGAAAGTGATGGGCAAATTATAGtccttatatataaaatatttatggaagTATGTTAAGATTAGAAAGCTTAGAAATAACTACCcttcaaaaaaagaacaaatagatCTGTTAAGCAGCTGCAGTGgactcaaatctttttttttttttttcatcaaaacatAGAAAGAtagccaaagaaagaaaggaagaaaggaaggaaggaaggaagaaagaaagaaaggaaggcaggaagggaggaggaggaaaactgtTGAACAGGCCAGTGTGGTAGCAGTCAGCATgtagaggcaggcgaatctctgtgagttcaaggccagcctggtttacatagcaagttaacatgctagccaggactacataatgaaAAGCTGTCTCCAAAACAGAATGTGTTTAATAGTAAAATCTCATTTTGATAAGGTAGTAGAAAGTTGCAAGCGAGCTAACCCATGTggtacctgtaattccaggagaCAGGAAGCTGAGGCGGAGTCAGGGTCAGCCTGTGCTGTATACTGAGGCTCCTTCGTAAACCCCgatatagagaaaacaaaactcaatCCTAATACttgtccctccttttcttttactttagtcATTGGTTCTACCTCACTCAAGACTCCTTGTGCTGATGTGGGTGTTAGTGGTTAGGAGAGAGAAACTCGGACAAGGAAGGAGCCAGGAAGCTACACAAAGATTTCACTGATGTTAATTCcagagaaattaatgaaaatgcaaagcaagacttaagggaaaaaaaaaacaaaaaaacaacaacaaaaaaaaagcaaaaaaaaaaaacccaaagcagtGTTGTAGAAAGAGTGAGGAAAAGGAATCTATACATCCCCATAAAAAATCCAGGTATCTCAAATTCCCAATATCCTAT
Coding sequences within:
- the Tob2 gene encoding protein Tob2 translates to MQLEIKVALNFIISYLYNKLPRRRADLFGEELERLLKKKYEGHWYPEKPLKGSGFRCVHIGEVVDPVVELAAKRSGLAVEDVRANVPEELSVWIDPFEVSYQIGEKGVVKVLYVGDSEAGGAPELDKEIKSSFNPDAQVFVPIGSQDSSLSSSPSPSFGQSPSPTFIHRSAQPITFTTASFAATKFGSTKMKKGGGASSSVSVGGSGVGGHPQQPPPQQPRVARSPTKNLLKHKNLSLSMHSLNFIPANPSPQSQLSPNAKEFVYNGGGSPSLFFDGVDGPSTSTAAPFGSSGASTCNSSSFDVSQVFGGGANSLFLEKTPFVEGLSYNLNTMQYPNQPFQPVVLAN